The Toxotes jaculatrix isolate fToxJac2 chromosome 6, fToxJac2.pri, whole genome shotgun sequence genomic interval ctgatctTATGTAAGTCTTCAAATGACAAGACGGACTATGCAGAACTTCTGTTTCCCCAAAGACCTCCGAAACCTAACGCCAGTTTGATACATCACGACACTGTAGAACTCAGCAGGACCCCCCCAGTATCACAAGAAGAGATTATCCCACCTGCTCTTCCTTATCGACCATACAACCTTAGCACCTCTGCAGTCCTGTCCCCCAGCAGCCAGCCAGACAGACTTTACCCATGTTTAGAAGAAGAATTTCCACAACCTGCTTCCACACTTCCACCCACGGTAATAACTGACCTTCTTAAAAATCTTGAAAACCTTTCATCAGCATTTTGTGAGCAATAAATGTTCACACTAAAGTCTTGAAATCACGTTTTCAACGGCTTTAACATTCAAATGCAAGGAGtccttttattttctaacattatctgtgctgtatttttcatatttactaCTTCAAGCCTGTGCCATTTACCAGAAAGAGATATACAGCTGACAACCCTCCATCCAACCAGCCTCCTGAAGTCCCTGCTCGGAGTTTTGTGCCTCCACTGAAGCAGAACCAAGCTTGTGTTAGGACAGTCTCTGCACCTGAGGGTCCCTCCACCCCCACAGCCCCTGAACACCCGCTCGGTGGCAACATCCGGCCTGTAAAGAACCACGAAGTGAAGCCGTCGGTTGTCACCAACCTAAAGAACCTCAAGAAGAAATTCCAAAAGAAGAGAAGCACATCGCAGGAGCATATGTACATGGAGATTAATGTGGAGACGACTGAAAGGAGCACTGAGAGTGAGTACCAGGAGATCACGGAGGAGCAGATCACTCACACTAATGTAACGCTGTCTGATGAAGCGTTACCTCTAGAATACCTGCCACCTCCTCCTTTTGCCCCAGGCtactaacacacagcagctccctTTGAAAATAGATGACCTGCTCACTGGATTGTGGAATTGTCGCCTGAAACTATGCTACACAACTGAGTCAAACCAAAGAAGTTGTACCACCCACCCAAACTCAGAGTGGGTACAAGCACTGGGCATAAAAGATGcatacaaagaaaaaggaaaggtaGTCTGGCCCTCTGGTTATTGAAACCTCCCAAAAGTTTAATAACAGTTTCACCCTTCAGTTTCTGTGTTCACGTTAGACGATAATGTCCTAGACTATATCTTGGCCGGAAGCAATGAAGTCTGCGCTGGGTGCTTGCCAACTTTGTGGTAATaacaagactccaggaagtGACTGATCCCAGCTAAGAAAGGGTCTggctttagaggtgctgataggcagattttattacctttggaCGGAGCTTGTCACCCTGTtgccagtctttgtgctaaactaagcttagctaagctaagctaagcgtCTGCTGGCTGTAGTTTCACATTGACCATACAGACATGATTGAGGTATTTTTATcaaagcaagaaagcaaaaaggtgtatttcccaaaatataaaactgttcctttaaactTTTGTGAGCTTGCAATATACAGTGTGCACAGCTGCTGATGCTTGAATGTTGTTGAATGTGCATATTTTTTGCAAAGCATATAGTTAGATTAAGAATTATAAAATAGACAAATTGCTGTTCATATGTGACAGTGATTAGTGCCACTGACTTGAACgctttatcttttatttatttgttcattttttcagCCTGGACAAAACAGTGTTAAAACTGGTCAAAACACTGTTACATAAGAAGATGAAGGCTTTTAGCTGGAGCTAATTTGCTGCCCCTTCATCAGTTAGGCTTTTAAATTCATGTTaaatgtttgtacatgtgtctgttgtaatgtaggaagATATGAGAAGGCTGGAAGAGGAAGTTTTAGGCAACATATGTAAATCAGAAATGACACAGTTAAAGCCAGGTGCTTTGAATACAGGAGAAGTATACTGTAGCATCAGATGCAGATCTGTTATCAGCCACATGACAGGAAagctggaagagagagaaaatgcagaTACTGGTCAAACTTGTTTGACAAGAAAAAACCTGCAGGATGGTCAAATTCACTTTTTCACAGCTTCTGGACATAGAGGGGGTAATGATTTCATAATTGCTGAAAATGACCTTTTCATACTTTTGTCATGTACTTATAATAGCTAGAGATGAGAATTTTGAAATATGTAGACAATGTGATGGCTACAGTATTTCACATTTATGTCTATGACTACATGAAATATCTATACAAAGCATGTAATGTTGTATTATGACTGAGCCAATAAAGcactttaaaaaatgttcaatCTGTATTGGTTTCTAAGGCTGTCATGACTGTTTTGTAGTCCTTAGTTTCACAGCACATAATGATCATTCACTGCACAGTAGACTGCAgagccattttattttgacagggaCAAACTGTGTTATTTACTCATAATGGGCACAtacatattttctgtttctgctttacTGTGCAGTTCCTCCTTTTTCCCTCACTTCACTTTTCACTCTGCACTTTGCATGTTATGGCTTCTCTGATGTCCTGATAGCTCAGAGGTCTGGGGTGTGCGCTGTTGTGGCCTGTGATGACATGAGTTTGAATCCTGCCAGGAGCCTTTATTGCATGCTTTTCTGCCTAAATCTACTGTGAATGTTCTTAATAAGGTGTCAAAACCAATCTAAGACCCTTTATGTtgttaatgttttcattcagtgatgATTGTATTCCAAAAATTCATTAATCTCAAGCAATTTCAGTCTATCGACAGTGTCCGTGGTTCAGATCATACAGTATGGTGTTTGGTTGTAAAGTCCATACCAATTGCAAACACTTGACTCATCATAGACTACCATCTAGTGGCAGAAAACCACATCAGCTACCAAAGACCACAGTGGTATTCAGAGCCTTTATTATACAATAATGTAAAAGTTGCAAGTCAAGCTTACTTGCTGTGAGCATGAGAGCATGATCACACGTTCTCTTATATGCACATTTAAGCCTCCAATGTACTCCACATACACTGAGACTTTTCTGTGAGGTAGGAGACGTTAAActtcttaaaataaaaacatgagcaTGTTCATGGATTCTGGATTTTTCAGTGAGAAAGAAGATGTAATTTTAAGAATCTTCAACTGGTTAACTGAACTTTTGTGAAGAAATCCCACCAGATatacttcggtgcattgtggactggccGGCAGTtgcccccgtgacctgggcctggacccagataagcggcagatgatgacatgacatccCACCAGATATAAATAACTATTCAAAGAAGAgcattttatgtctttttaaatttttctgGAGGGATATTTAAAGGCTAACTCGCAGTATAATCTGTCAAGTAGCCGTTATGAAATATGCAGCATCACGAAGCAGGTCACCAGTTGTTACTTCCTTTTAAGGAAAACACCCAGCTTGGCCCCGGGACACAAGGAGGACCAACAATCCCTCGGAGAGTTTGATTTGCAACGCATGTCTTTACAGAGGTAGTGGGGCAAAGGCCAGACGCTAAACACCGCCCTCACTGGCTAACCAGGTGATACAAAACGCGCACAGCTGATCCGCTGGGAAGCGAAGTGACGTCATGTGGGAAGCCGTTGGTCTCCAGCCAAAGATCAGCCTGCTGAGTTGCCCATGTTGAGATCTCGGAAGTTGTCCCAACGCTGAAACCCTTATCTTTAACCTTTACAACagcagatttgtttgtttgttttttcgcGAGTTTCCATATTATATTTTTAGCCCAAACATCTTAGAAACACCATGGCTTACGTCCCAGGAAACCCGGTGACGGCTGTTGTGGTAAGTTTGGGAGTGGGGAGGTTTACATTCAGCTGGACTCTATTGTTCAGCTTCTGCTCTGGTGTTAGCGTTAAAAGCCGTGTTGGTGCCAAACTCTGAACTAACTCGTGTTAGTTAACGTTAGCTACCGTGAGCTCACTAGTTTCTATATTAACATTACTATAACattactttctttctttagcCAAAACGAGGACAGTGGGAACAGAGGACCACACCGAAAACGACGGCGGCTCACCTGACCGCTGTTTTTCATGTCGCAAAACGTCAGTTAGTAAAACCGATAACTCGTTAAACCCTTCAGGAAAAATAGGGCATAGAAAGTGGATACAGGTAACATTTTGGTTGTGGGTGTTTTGACATCTTAACTTCTCTTAACTACTTATCTGCTCTCAGATGGGCGTCGCCTTGGGGTGATTCAGTCTTCCTGGTAGACTTTAgtgctgatatttaaaaaacatgtacaaaaaACGTTTGGtcagtaattatttttattttatttttttttgcgctAGATTGAAATGCTGCGGGATATTATATTTTTGTCAATTAATTGTGTTGTCAGACAGTAGTGAGAAAGTTGTCACAGTTTCACAACGCCCAAGGTGAAATTATTaaattgattgtttttgtttgttttgttcgaCCAGTagtctaaaacccaaagatactgAATTAACAATAACGCAGAGCGGCAAATTAAGAAGTCAGAGCCAGAGAAGagttggcatttttgcttggtAATTGAGAATGGATCAGTTAACAGGAACTATTGCCGGTTTAGTTTCTGTCATTAATCTAATCAGTTAATTGACTAACCGATTAATGTTATGTCAATTGATCCCTGAAGTAAACCTTGGTCAATGTTTAATCTACATTAGTCACAgatttaattttgttaattCTTCCAGCCAGAGACACTTTAATGTCAGTGAAGTGATATCTACTTCTTCCTGTTAAAACTCCAAATGTTTACACTTTATAACCTGCTTCAGTTTTTGTGTCAGATGCTTATTTCACTCTACTGTATCTTCAGCATTAGAAAGTGGAGTCAAACCATACACAGAGAAGCAGGATTTTATCACCATCAGCAGTTTAGTCATTGTTCCCTCTCAGTCTACATGCAGAAAGAGTCTTAAATATTAATATGTAATTGTGTCCTCTTATAGGATAAACCTCCTTTGAttgggagagagaaatgtgttgTAGTTTCCAGGAagttctgactgactgactcagtAATAACAGAGCTCCAGACTTCACTGTATTACCCACACAACTGAGAGACTGCCTGGTTATTCTTCATCCCACACACAGGCGCCCTTTGTGTAGAGGAGTGACAAGTCCTACTGTTAGAGTCATCCATCTGTCTGGTTTCAGGATCATGCCGCTGCTTGTCATTGTGAAGGGTAGGGCTGAACTAATCAAGTCTCTGTGCCCCTATGTAGATTTCAGTTACCGGGGGGCAGACTCTGATATCCACCATTTGTCATGTGCTGAAATTGAGTAAAATATGTTGGTGGTGAATAAATCAGTGCTTCATTGTCTTACAGGATGGTAACTTGGCTGCCATCCTGTGAGACAGGTTAAAATTagataaaaatgtgaaacattttcctctgctcttgCACAGTATTTTGAATACTGCTGCGCTTCATGATGCTTTACAAACATGGCCTGTTAAATTTACACGCATTACGTTACTGTCACAGTTACCGATTAATTTCAGATACCCCATGAGTGCATCCAGAATGATCAGTTTACTTGAAAAACATGCAATTTTGTATTAGAAACTGCAGAGTCGTAGTTGCAGTGGACTGTGAAGGAGAGCAATGGTTTTATGTTGGACTATTACATCTAACTGTTATGCAAACTGGAGTGTTTTTAATCAATAGGAACAGTAATGTACAGGAACttgttttgttgacagtgtACAGACAACTTTGACTCAGTTATGCAGCACTGATAGACTAGTGGTTCAGATTTCTGACACAATAATGCTGCCAGTAAGCCAGAATCCAGTACCCACTGTCTCCATGATCAGGGACTAGTCACTGATATTGACTGGTTAGGAGCTGCAAGGACAaatctaaatgtgtttttcttctgtcaaaCAGGAACGAATTGAGATCCAGAAGTTGCGGGAGGGAGAACATCTAATCCTGGGCTTCAGCATCGGAGGAGGCATAGACCAGGACCCTTTGCAGAACCCCTTCTCTGAGGACAAAACTGACaaggtaagtgtgtgtgtgtgtgtgtgtgtgtgtgtcagctcttTATGTATTGTAATTTTATGCCGCACAAATGGTTAGAGGTTTCTACTTTTAGATTTTATAgatgtgtctttgttttatgtaatgtaatactactactgctactactactagtactaataataattttttactATTATTAGGAGTGGGTCACAGGGCCAGAATTAATATTTCTATATTCATCAAGACATAACTGATATGTGATAAATTTGGCACACAGatcaaaattacaaaattgCATGGCAAAAAgttagaaatttaaaaaaaagttgtcatcATAGTTAAAGCCTACAAAAAGCAAGTTCTGGAAATCGAGCTAGGTCTTGCTTAAGACTCAAAAGCAAACCACTCCTCTTCTCccactccttcctctccctgctcCATAACACTCCACGCAGCACTTTGCCGACATCcttgttgtgtttgctgtttcagCTAATGCAAGACTCAGGAGCATGTTCTAGCAGCTAGTACTAGGTTTAAGCCTCAGAGTGAGAGGAGTTGTTGTAGACCAAAAGCACGTTCATGTACTGACTAGCAGCTGTGATCTCTAGCCCCTGACTTTGgccttctctgattggttagaCGGACAAAGTTCACTCGGAAAGGAACTTCTCTGTACTGCTACAAGAATGTTCAAGGAGTCGGGTTCACAGAAACCTTTGACAGCATCTCTCTACATTAAGATGTGGTTTGTAGTATTTGTTTCAATGaagaaatatttatatttaatcttATTTAATGTCATTAGTAAAATTAACCATTTTCCTTGTTTAGAGAGACATGATATTTCAATATGAGAATTTTTGTCATGTTACAGTTGGATGGAAAGATGATCAAGTCTAACTTTAAATTTCTTATCCAAGGGACATTGACACGGTGGTAATGCTGAATTTCTGACCAGTCTTACATACAGCAAAGCACAGAAAGTAGAATTTAGCTGATAACCGAAGTTGTGGTTTTTAGTTCACatcagacagaggcagcagtaAAGCTGATTCTGGGATGTGACTGTTCCCTGGATTTCAGGGTCTTTTTTGGGACACAGAGGTATCAGTTGATTAATAATGTGGTAAAACTCAATAACTGACTTCTTTTCTGTTCCTGATCACACCCCTGTCTCTGTTGAAGTACAGTGCTATCAGAGCAGGACTTAGTAATGAGATATACCTGAAAGACAAGCCAGAACTCATCGCCTGTGGCCTGAGGTGGGAACAGCCAGACCTACCTAACTGAGATCACAGCAAGAAAGACTGCAGGTTTACACAAAAGTCACATCCTaccactttttcattttatagaccaaacaattcattgattattaaaaaataattatcatCAGCAATATTGAtaatgtctgtctttgtgtgtcaacCCTGcaattgactggcgaccagtccagggctATTATTTGTTTACATACTGGGTATTAGAAGCCACTTGTAGTACTCAGGAGCGCTGCTTGCCAACAGGCAAGGCAGGCAAATGCTTGGGGCCCCAGGCCAGAAGTGGGCAGTGATAGGCTGTCACAGAGGTCCCACCCCACCTCTCACTCTGGCAGCAAGTAGGGTGCGTCTAATGTAAACAAGCAGGTGAGAGCGGCATtgagaaaatgaagagatgTTATCCAActggcaacaaaaaaaagaaagaagaaaaaagaggaagaggagaaaagaaagcaggATGGTGTAAGCTGATGTAGGGTATAATAAAGTTGTTAGAAAGCCAATTTACATACagttgtatttgtatttgtttgttcacTTACCTTTCCCATTTTCATTGAATGCACCTGAAGTTGTAATTTCCCAAC includes:
- the hsh2d gene encoding hematopoietic SH2 domain-containing protein homolog; amino-acid sequence: MMEWRQSLQGQHEAFTWFTKSQLQTVIRNGVVPDWFHGIISRKMAEELLMPKPPGYFLIRVSETRIGYTLSYRADDRCRHFMIDVLEDGHYIIVGENRRHRFLQDLVDFHRRTPIMPFSELLTVACGQSSNDKTDYAELLFPQRPPKPNASLIHHDTVELSRTPPVSQEEIIPPALPYRPYNLSTSAVLSPSSQPDRLYPCLEEEFPQPASTLPPTPVPFTRKRYTADNPPSNQPPEVPARSFVPPLKQNQACVRTVSAPEGPSTPTAPEHPLGGNIRPVKNHEVKPSVVTNLKNLKKKFQKKRSTSQEHMYMEINVETTERSTESEYQEITEEQITHTNVTLSDEALPLEYLPPPPFAPGY